One part of the [Synechococcus] sp. NIES-970 genome encodes these proteins:
- the thiC gene encoding thiamine biosynthesis protein ThiC: MRADWVAKRQGQGNVSQMHYARQGVITEEMDYVAKRENLPVELIRDEVARGRMIIPANINHLNLEPMAIGIASKCKVNANIGASPNSSDINEELAKLKLAVKYGADTVMDLSTGGGNLDEIRTAIINASPVPIGTVPIYQALESVHGNMENLTAADFLHIIEKHAQQGVDYMTIHAGILIEHLPLVRNRITGIVSRGGGILARWMLHHHKQNPLYTHFDDIIEIFKRYDVSFSLGDSLRPGCTHDASDEAQLAELKTLGQLTRRAWEHDVQVMVEGPGHVPMDQIEFNVKKQMEECSEAPFYVLGPLVTDIAPGYDHITSAIGAAMAGWYGTAMLCYVTPKEHLGLPNAEDVRNGLIAYKIAAHAADIARHRPGARDRDDELSHARYNFDWEKQFELSLDPERAKEYHDETLPADIYKTAEFCSMCGPKFCPMQTKVDADALTELEKYLASTSAKEELAKA, encoded by the coding sequence ATGAGAGCTGATTGGGTTGCCAAACGGCAAGGTCAAGGTAATGTTTCCCAGATGCATTATGCACGTCAGGGCGTAATTACCGAAGAAATGGATTATGTGGCAAAGCGCGAAAATCTTCCCGTAGAGCTCATTCGTGACGAAGTGGCCCGGGGACGAATGATCATTCCCGCCAATATTAACCACCTCAATCTCGAACCAATGGCGATCGGGATTGCGTCCAAGTGCAAGGTCAATGCAAACATCGGGGCTTCCCCCAACTCCTCCGATATCAATGAGGAATTGGCAAAGCTCAAGCTCGCAGTGAAATACGGTGCAGATACCGTGATGGATCTGTCCACGGGCGGCGGTAATCTCGATGAAATTCGGACGGCGATTATTAATGCGTCTCCGGTTCCCATCGGGACAGTGCCGATTTACCAAGCCCTTGAGAGCGTCCATGGCAACATGGAAAATCTCACGGCGGCGGACTTTTTACACATTATCGAAAAGCACGCCCAGCAAGGGGTTGACTACATGACGATCCATGCGGGGATCCTCATCGAACATTTGCCCCTCGTCCGTAACCGGATTACTGGCATTGTGTCCCGTGGTGGCGGTATTTTAGCGCGTTGGATGTTGCACCACCACAAGCAAAACCCCCTCTATACCCACTTTGACGACATTATCGAAATCTTTAAGCGGTATGATGTGTCCTTCAGCCTTGGGGATTCTCTGCGCCCTGGTTGTACCCATGATGCGTCCGATGAAGCGCAACTTGCGGAACTCAAAACCCTTGGTCAACTGACCCGTCGCGCTTGGGAACATGATGTCCAGGTGATGGTGGAAGGTCCCGGTCACGTGCCGATGGATCAGATCGAGTTCAACGTGAAGAAGCAGATGGAGGAATGTTCTGAAGCTCCCTTCTACGTGTTGGGTCCCCTTGTCACCGATATTGCCCCTGGTTATGACCACATCACTTCGGCGATCGGGGCAGCAATGGCAGGCTGGTACGGTACGGCGATGCTTTGCTATGTCACACCCAAGGAACACCTCGGTTTACCGAATGCTGAAGATGTCCGTAATGGTTTGATTGCCTATAAGATTGCTGCCCACGCTGCGGATATTGCTCGTCATCGTCCTGGGGCGCGCGATCGCGATGATGAACTGTCCCATGCCCGTTATAACTTCGATTGGGAGAAACAATTTGAACTTTCCCTCGATCCTGAACGGGCGAAGGAATACCATGATGAAACCTTACCCGCAGACATCTACAAAACAGCAGAATTCTGCTCGATGTGTGGGCCAAAGTTCTGCCCCATGCAAACGAAAGTTGATGCTGATGCGTTAACCGAACTGGAAAAGTATTTAGCTAGTACTTCCGCCAAAGAAGAACTCGCCAAAGCATAA
- a CDS encoding acetyltransferase, GNAT family → MNKISDCSHILFSVDKSRVDLVKLQELFNATAFWARERSLADLETAIAYSDPVVTVWDGDRLIGFTRGTSDGVFRATVWDVVIHPDYQGLGLGRKLVETLISHPRMCRVERVYLMTTHQQQFYERIGFKENATTTMVLHNHEHPISVITCVVEETAPLPA, encoded by the coding sequence ATGAATAAAATTTCCGACTGCAGCCATATTTTATTTTCTGTGGACAAGTCCAGGGTAGATCTTGTGAAGTTGCAGGAATTGTTTAATGCCACAGCTTTTTGGGCCCGGGAGCGATCGCTTGCGGATCTCGAAACGGCGATCGCCTACAGTGATCCGGTGGTGACAGTCTGGGACGGCGATCGCCTGATTGGGTTTACCCGGGGAACGTCCGATGGCGTGTTTCGGGCGACGGTGTGGGATGTGGTGATTCACCCTGATTACCAAGGCTTGGGCTTAGGACGAAAATTGGTCGAAACCTTGATTAGTCATCCCCGCATGTGCCGGGTGGAGCGGGTCTACCTGATGACCACCCATCAGCAGCAGTTCTATGAGCGCATTGGCTTTAAAGAAAACGCCACGACGACCATGGTGCTCCACAATCACGAACATCCCATCAGTGTGATTACTTGCGTGGTTGAGGAAACTGCCCCATTACCTGCATAG
- a CDS encoding two-component sensor histidine kinase: protein MSNDLPSLNTDLAIALQWGQFQARFFGQIAHELRAPLSTIMGLQQLILEDLCENPAEERAFVAESYTASKRLLTLLDSAITISKLNYSQDKGDAQALDLKGLLIELTDLLGVKALNRNLTLTVDHPAIETLEIFGDRRHFSQLFLTLLDTTLQRAEKGIVHLSYGSQGDQIIFQLTSPQGEDFWNEATLPDLTLGDRPSLERVQQVAHAFEFSPAIKWQLCQKLLASFGGSLTRHYDKQTMQVMGQFPQPRK from the coding sequence ATGTCTAATGATCTTCCTTCTTTGAATACTGATTTGGCGATCGCCCTCCAGTGGGGGCAGTTCCAGGCTCGCTTTTTCGGTCAAATTGCCCATGAGTTGCGTGCCCCCCTCAGTACGATCATGGGCTTGCAGCAGTTGATTTTGGAAGACCTCTGTGAAAACCCAGCAGAAGAGCGTGCTTTTGTTGCAGAAAGCTACACCGCCAGCAAAAGATTATTGACGTTGCTCGATTCGGCGATTACGATTTCTAAGCTGAATTATTCTCAGGATAAAGGCGATGCTCAAGCTCTCGATTTGAAAGGCTTGTTGATTGAATTGACAGATCTTTTGGGGGTCAAAGCGCTCAACCGGAATCTCACGTTAACAGTGGATCATCCTGCCATTGAAACCCTAGAAATTTTTGGCGATCGCCGTCACTTTTCTCAGCTTTTCCTAACCCTTTTAGATACCACACTCCAGCGGGCCGAAAAGGGCATCGTTCACCTCAGCTATGGGAGCCAAGGCGATCAGATTATCTTTCAGCTCACTTCGCCCCAGGGTGAAGATTTTTGGAATGAGGCGACTCTACCTGACCTGACCCTAGGCGATCGCCCCAGTCTGGAGCGAGTGCAGCAAGTTGCCCATGCCTTCGAATTTTCCCCGGCGATCAAGTGGCAGCTGTGCCAAAAATTACTCGCCAGCTTTGGGGGGAGTTTGACCCGTCACTATGACAAACAAACTATGCAGGTAATGGGGCAGTTTCCTCAACCACGCAAGTAA
- the hdrB gene encoding heterodisulfide reductase, subunit B, whose amino-acid sequence MLRYAYFPGCVAQGACRELYLSTAALTKALNIDLIELKQAACCGSGTYKEESQLLEDSVNARNIALAESLKLPLLTHCSTCQGVIGHVDDRLKEAKVNNPEYFSQVNQYLSNTHCSPYQGTTDVKHLLWALVGDYGLDKLQKKVVKPLKNLKCAAFYGCYLLRVQKSIPFDDPVNPGSLEAVFSAVGATPIIYEGRTQCCGWPISSYATEQAFQLAGNHLRQAIAAGADCIVTPCPLCHLNLDSRQPEVEKVIGEKLGIPVLHLPQLVALALGISPKELGLGKHIVSTKPLLKKLGL is encoded by the coding sequence ATGTTGCGCTACGCTTATTTTCCTGGGTGTGTTGCCCAAGGCGCTTGTCGGGAACTGTACCTCTCTACAGCAGCCCTCACCAAAGCCCTCAACATTGACCTGATCGAACTCAAACAAGCCGCCTGTTGTGGTTCTGGTACCTATAAAGAAGAATCCCAACTCCTCGAAGATAGCGTCAATGCCCGCAATATCGCCCTCGCTGAATCTTTAAAACTGCCTCTCCTCACCCATTGCAGTACCTGCCAAGGGGTGATCGGTCATGTGGACGATCGCCTCAAGGAAGCGAAGGTCAATAATCCCGAATATTTTTCCCAGGTCAATCAGTACCTCAGTAATACCCACTGCTCCCCTTATCAAGGCACAACGGATGTTAAGCATTTACTCTGGGCGCTAGTGGGAGACTATGGCCTCGACAAGTTGCAGAAAAAGGTCGTTAAACCCTTAAAAAATCTGAAGTGCGCCGCTTTTTATGGTTGCTATCTGCTGCGGGTGCAAAAAAGTATTCCCTTTGATGATCCGGTAAATCCTGGTTCCCTAGAGGCTGTCTTTTCTGCCGTGGGTGCAACCCCCATCATCTATGAGGGCCGCACCCAATGTTGTGGTTGGCCTATTTCTAGCTACGCCACAGAACAGGCTTTCCAGTTAGCCGGGAACCATCTGCGCCAGGCGATCGCCGCTGGTGCTGATTGCATTGTCACCCCTTGCCCCCTCTGCCATCTCAATCTAGACTCCCGGCAGCCAGAAGTGGAAAAAGTAATTGGGGAAAAACTAGGCATTCCTGTTTTACATCTGCCCCAGTTGGTGGCTCTGGCCCTTGGCATTTCACCGAAAGAGCTCGGCCTCGGAAAACATATTGTTTCTACTAAGCCCCTTCTCAAAAAATTGGGTCTTTGA
- a CDS encoding addiction module toxin, Txe/YoeB family yields MSWKIVLSKQATKDAKKITAANLKTKVQKLLAILQEDPYQPPYEKLVGDLKDYYSRRINLQHRLVYQVLTTEKIVKILRMWSHYE; encoded by the coding sequence GTGAGCTGGAAAATTGTGTTATCTAAGCAAGCGACTAAAGATGCAAAAAAGATTACCGCTGCCAACTTAAAAACAAAAGTCCAAAAATTGCTAGCTATTCTGCAGGAAGACCCTTACCAACCGCCTTATGAAAAATTAGTTGGTGATCTTAAAGATTATTATTCACGTCGAATTAATCTCCAGCACCGCTTAGTTTATCAAGTTCTCACAACAGAAAAAATAGTCAAAATTTTACGTATGTGGAGTCATTATGAATAA
- a CDS encoding putative antitoxin of toxin-antitoxin stability system, whose translation MNLLTVQEAQGRLQQLVNEIADSHQPVLIAGDHNQAVMVSQADWNAIQETLYLVSIPGMKESIQEAAGEPIENCTSLEDLDW comes from the coding sequence ATGAATCTGTTGACTGTTCAAGAAGCCCAGGGTAGACTCCAGCAACTCGTTAATGAAATTGCCGATAGCCATCAACCCGTATTGATCGCCGGCGACCATAACCAAGCTGTAATGGTTTCCCAGGCAGATTGGAATGCTATTCAAGAAACACTTTACTTAGTTAGTATTCCTGGCATGAAGGAATCTATTCAAGAAGCTGCTGGCGAACCAATAGAAAACTGTACTTCCCTTGAGGATTTGGATTGGTGA
- the icd gene encoding isocitrate dehydrogenase, NADP-dependent codes for MSNQTSKITYTFTDEAPALATYSLLPIVKAFTTAANIEVETKDISLAGRILANFPEYLTADQQQPDDLAELGDLAKTPDAYIIKLPNISASIPQLTAAIKELQSKGYNIPDYPADPKTDREKAIKTKYAKVLGSAVNPVLREGNSDRRVAAAVKEYARKNPHSVGAWSEASKSHVAHMTAGDFYGSEKSVVLETANNLKIEHQAADGTVTVLKENVPVLAGEVVDAAVMSVQALRAFYEQEMAAAKAEDILLSLHVKATMMKVSDPILFGHAVTVYYKDVFAKYAATFAQLGVNPNNGIGDVYAKITSLPEVQQKAIATDIQAVYEKQPRLAMVNSDKGITNLHVPSDVIIDASMAAAIRTSGKMWGADGKAHDTKAMIPDRCYATMYQACIEFCQENGAFDVTTMGSVANVGLMAKKAEEYGSHDKTFEIAAPGIVRVVAENGAVLMEHPVEKGDIWRMCQTKDVAVQDWVKLAVNRARITGNTTIFWLDENRAHDANIIAKVKQYLPQHDTGGLDLQILPPVEAMKLTCAQIKAGKDVISVTGNVLRDYLTDLFPILELGTSAKMLSIVPLLAGGGLFETGAGGSAPKHVQQFLEEGHLRWDSLGEFLAIAVALEDLGRKTNNQNALVLAETLNKANSQYLNNDKSPSRKVGEIDNRGSHFYLALYWAQALAEQNQSPELKAKFTPLAQVLTTNEGTIVAELQATQGQAIEIDGYYLSEPEKTTQAMRPSPTFNQAIASLVPE; via the coding sequence ATGAGTAATCAGACCTCAAAAATCACCTACACTTTTACCGACGAAGCTCCGGCCCTGGCGACCTATTCCCTACTCCCCATTGTGAAAGCCTTTACGACGGCGGCGAATATCGAGGTAGAAACGAAGGATATATCTCTTGCTGGGCGGATCCTCGCCAATTTTCCGGAATATTTAACCGCCGATCAGCAGCAGCCCGATGACCTGGCAGAATTAGGCGATCTGGCAAAAACGCCTGACGCTTACATCATCAAATTACCGAATATCAGTGCCTCCATTCCCCAATTGACGGCGGCGATTAAAGAATTACAGAGCAAAGGTTACAACATTCCTGACTATCCCGCCGACCCTAAAACGGATCGCGAAAAAGCAATTAAAACGAAGTATGCCAAGGTGCTCGGCAGTGCGGTAAACCCCGTTTTGCGGGAAGGTAATAGCGATCGCCGGGTCGCTGCCGCCGTCAAAGAATATGCCCGCAAAAATCCCCACAGCGTCGGGGCCTGGAGTGAAGCTTCTAAATCCCATGTGGCCCATATGACTGCTGGGGATTTTTATGGCAGCGAAAAGTCTGTCGTCCTTGAAACAGCAAACAATCTCAAAATTGAACATCAGGCCGCCGATGGTACGGTTACTGTACTAAAAGAAAATGTCCCTGTTCTCGCTGGGGAAGTGGTCGATGCAGCGGTGATGAGCGTTCAAGCATTGCGGGCCTTCTATGAACAAGAAATGGCCGCCGCCAAAGCCGAAGACATCCTCCTCTCACTCCATGTGAAGGCAACGATGATGAAGGTATCTGACCCGATTCTCTTTGGCCATGCGGTCACTGTTTACTACAAAGATGTTTTTGCAAAGTACGCAGCAACCTTTGCCCAGCTCGGGGTGAATCCCAACAATGGTATTGGTGATGTGTATGCCAAAATTACGAGCCTTCCTGAGGTACAACAAAAGGCGATCGCAACGGATATCCAGGCAGTTTACGAGAAGCAGCCCCGCCTAGCGATGGTCAACTCTGACAAAGGCATTACGAATCTCCATGTGCCCAGCGATGTGATTATTGATGCGTCTATGGCTGCGGCGATTCGCACCTCCGGCAAAATGTGGGGCGCTGATGGCAAAGCTCACGACACCAAGGCGATGATTCCTGACCGTTGCTATGCCACCATGTACCAAGCTTGTATCGAGTTCTGTCAAGAAAATGGTGCTTTCGATGTCACCACCATGGGCAGCGTGGCCAATGTGGGGTTAATGGCCAAAAAAGCCGAAGAATATGGCTCCCATGATAAAACCTTTGAAATTGCGGCCCCTGGCATCGTGCGAGTCGTGGCAGAGAATGGCGCGGTATTGATGGAACATCCCGTCGAAAAAGGTGATATCTGGCGCATGTGCCAAACCAAGGATGTTGCCGTCCAGGATTGGGTGAAATTAGCGGTTAATCGCGCTCGCATTACTGGCAACACAACAATCTTTTGGCTCGATGAAAACCGCGCCCACGATGCCAACATTATCGCTAAGGTGAAACAATACCTACCCCAGCATGATACAGGCGGTTTAGATCTGCAGATTTTGCCCCCGGTCGAGGCGATGAAATTGACCTGTGCCCAGATCAAAGCAGGTAAAGATGTGATTTCCGTGACAGGGAATGTGCTACGGGATTATTTAACGGATCTATTCCCGATTCTCGAACTGGGCACCAGCGCGAAAATGCTTTCCATTGTACCCTTGCTCGCTGGTGGTGGCCTATTCGAAACCGGGGCGGGCGGTTCAGCACCAAAGCATGTGCAACAGTTCCTCGAAGAAGGTCATCTCCGCTGGGATTCGCTAGGGGAATTTTTGGCGATCGCCGTCGCCCTCGAAGACCTGGGCCGGAAAACGAATAATCAGAACGCCCTGGTGCTGGCAGAAACTCTGAATAAGGCCAATAGCCAATACCTCAATAACGACAAATCTCCCTCCCGCAAAGTGGGCGAAATTGATAATCGCGGTAGCCATTTTTATCTGGCGCTCTATTGGGCCCAAGCGTTGGCAGAACAGAATCAAAGCCCAGAACTGAAGGCGAAATTTACCCCCCTCGCCCAAGTCCTTACCACCAACGAAGGGACGATTGTGGCAGAACTGCAGGCAACCCAAGGGCAGGCCATTGAGATTGATGGATATTATCTTTCTGAACCGGAGAAAACCACCCAAGCGATGCGCCCTAGCCCAACTTTTAATCAGGCGATCGCCTCCTTAGTCCCCGAATAG
- the petD gene encoding cytb6/f complex subunit IV, translating into MSIMKKPDLSDPKLRAKLAQNMGHNYYGEPAWPNDILFTFPICIAGTIGLITGLAILDPAMIGEPGNPFATPLEILPEWYLYPVFQILRILPNKLLGIACQGAIPLGLMMVPFIESVNKFQNPFRRPVAMTVFLLGTAITLWLGAGSCFPIDKSLTLGLF; encoded by the coding sequence ATGTCTATCATGAAAAAGCCGGATCTCAGCGATCCAAAACTCCGGGCAAAACTGGCTCAAAACATGGGACACAACTACTATGGTGAGCCGGCTTGGCCCAATGATATTCTTTTTACCTTCCCCATCTGTATTGCGGGAACCATCGGTTTGATCACTGGTCTGGCGATTCTCGACCCGGCAATGATCGGCGAACCGGGTAACCCCTTTGCGACTCCCTTGGAAATTTTGCCTGAGTGGTATCTGTATCCTGTCTTCCAGATTTTACGGATTCTCCCTAACAAACTCCTTGGGATTGCTTGTCAAGGGGCTATCCCCCTTGGCTTGATGATGGTGCCTTTTATTGAAAGTGTCAACAAATTCCAAAACCCCTTCCGTCGTCCTGTGGCAATGACTGTTTTCCTCTTGGGAACGGCCATTACCCTCTGGCTCGGTGCGGGTTCTTGTTTCCCCATCGATAAGTCTCTGACTTTGGGCCTGTTCTAA
- the petB gene encoding cytochrome b6: protein MFTKEVTDSKLYKWFNERLEIQAISDDISSKYVPPHVNIFYCLGGITLTCFIIQFATGFAMTFYYKPTVAEAFTSVQYIMNEVNFGWLIRSIHKWSASMMVLMMILHIFRVYLTGGFKRPRELTWITGVVMAVITVSFGVTGYSLPWDQIGYWAVKIVSGVPAAIPVVGDSMVELLRGGTSVGQATLTRFYSLHTFVLPWLIAVFMLAHFLMIRKQGISGPL from the coding sequence ATGTTTACAAAAGAAGTTACCGACTCCAAGTTATATAAGTGGTTTAACGAACGACTAGAAATCCAGGCAATCTCCGATGATATTTCTAGTAAATACGTTCCCCCCCACGTCAATATCTTCTATTGTCTGGGCGGCATTACCCTTACCTGTTTTATTATCCAGTTCGCCACTGGCTTTGCAATGACCTTCTACTACAAACCTACCGTAGCAGAAGCATTCACGTCTGTGCAGTACATCATGAATGAAGTCAACTTCGGTTGGCTGATTCGTTCGATCCACAAGTGGTCGGCGAGCATGATGGTCTTGATGATGATCCTCCATATTTTCCGCGTCTATCTCACCGGTGGCTTCAAGCGTCCCCGTGAATTGACTTGGATTACTGGCGTGGTCATGGCTGTTATTACCGTTTCCTTCGGTGTGACTGGCTATTCTCTCCCTTGGGACCAGATTGGTTACTGGGCGGTGAAAATCGTTTCCGGTGTACCTGCTGCAATTCCCGTTGTTGGAGATTCGATGGTTGAGTTGCTCCGGGGCGGCACAAGTGTTGGTCAAGCGACCTTAACTCGCTTCTATAGCCTCCACACTTTCGTCTTACCTTGGCTCATTGCGGTCTTCATGTTGGCCCACTTCCTCATGATCCGTAAGCAGGGTATTTCTGGTCCTTTGTAA
- the ctpA gene encoding carboxyl-terminal protease, with protein sequence MLRKQFWAGICGILLVFGMVFGPMDGAIAFTDEQNLLLQAWRYVSQSYVDETFNGQNWWVIRQKFLKRPLNTQEQAYEAVTEMLALLDDPYTRLLRPEQYRSLKVSTSGELSGVGLQININPETDLLEVIVPLPGSPAEAAGIETKDQILAIDGVDIRNIGLDEAAARMRGKKGTTVALTVKSAKTEAIRTVKVTRDTIALNPVYAKLEEKNREKIGYIRLNQFSANATEEISKSLDQLQRQGADRYILDLRNNPGGLLQAGIEIARLWLDQETIVYTVNRQGIFESYGATGHPLTDAPLVVLVNQATASASEILAGALQDNGRALLIGEKTFGKGLIQSLFELPNGAGMAVTVAKYETPLHHDINKLGILPDEVVPQDPIPYRMMATEADLQYQAALELLTQGQAIAKTA encoded by the coding sequence ATGCTGAGAAAACAGTTCTGGGCGGGTATTTGCGGCATATTGCTTGTTTTTGGGATGGTCTTTGGGCCGATGGACGGGGCGATCGCCTTCACCGACGAACAAAATTTACTGTTGCAAGCCTGGCGCTATGTCAGCCAATCCTATGTGGATGAAACCTTTAACGGCCAGAACTGGTGGGTAATTCGTCAGAAATTTCTCAAACGGCCCCTCAATACCCAAGAACAAGCCTACGAAGCAGTGACGGAAATGTTAGCGCTGCTGGACGACCCCTACACGCGCCTACTCCGCCCCGAACAGTATCGGAGTCTCAAAGTAAGTACCTCAGGGGAACTGTCTGGGGTGGGTTTACAGATCAATATCAATCCAGAGACTGATCTACTAGAAGTCATCGTGCCCCTGCCCGGTTCCCCCGCAGAGGCGGCAGGCATTGAAACGAAGGATCAAATTTTGGCGATCGATGGAGTGGACATTAGAAATATCGGTCTAGACGAGGCCGCCGCCAGAATGCGTGGCAAAAAAGGGACGACCGTTGCCCTAACGGTGAAATCGGCGAAAACTGAGGCTATCCGTACTGTCAAAGTCACCCGTGACACCATCGCCCTCAATCCTGTTTATGCCAAATTAGAAGAAAAAAATCGCGAGAAGATTGGCTATATTCGGCTGAACCAGTTCAGCGCCAACGCCACAGAAGAAATCAGTAAATCTCTCGATCAGCTCCAACGTCAGGGTGCCGACCGTTACATCCTTGATCTGCGAAATAATCCGGGGGGTTTACTCCAGGCCGGGATTGAAATTGCGCGGCTTTGGCTCGATCAGGAAACCATCGTTTATACCGTTAATCGCCAGGGAATCTTTGAGAGTTACGGCGCGACGGGCCATCCTCTCACTGACGCTCCCCTAGTAGTTTTGGTCAACCAGGCCACTGCCAGCGCCAGTGAAATTTTAGCCGGGGCGCTCCAGGACAATGGGCGGGCTTTACTCATCGGCGAAAAGACTTTTGGTAAGGGCTTAATCCAATCGCTGTTTGAATTGCCGAATGGGGCTGGGATGGCGGTTACTGTTGCTAAGTATGAAACACCACTGCACCATGACATCAATAAATTAGGGATTTTGCCCGATGAAGTAGTTCCCCAAGACCCGATTCCCTACCGGATGATGGCGACGGAAGCGGACTTGCAATATCAAGCGGCCCTGGAACTCCTCACCCAAGGTCAGGCGATCGCCAAGACAGCTTAG
- the rpmB gene encoding 50S ribosomal protein L28 gives MSRKCQITGKKANNAMAVSHSHRRTKKLQEVNLQWKKVWWPEGNRFVRLRLSTKAIKSLEKKGIDAMAKEAGLNLNKL, from the coding sequence ATGTCCCGTAAGTGCCAGATTACCGGCAAAAAGGCGAATAACGCCATGGCGGTTTCCCACTCCCACCGCCGCACCAAAAAATTACAAGAAGTTAACCTCCAGTGGAAAAAAGTTTGGTGGCCCGAAGGCAACCGTTTTGTGCGTCTGCGCCTTTCCACCAAAGCGATCAAATCCCTCGAAAAGAAGGGCATTGATGCAATGGCTAAAGAAGCTGGCCTTAACCTCAACAAGCTGTAA
- the wcaG gene encoding NAD dependent epimerase/dehydratase family protein, producing MKIIVLGGDGFCGWPTALHLSKAGHDVVIVDNLSRRNIDTELEVASLTPISPMSVRLKAWKELTGKTIQFFNFNIAHEYDQLLKLFVDYGPDVVVHFAEQRAAPYSMKSGRHKRYTVDNNLNGTNNVLCAIVESGLDIHVVHLGTMGVYGYGTAGMKIPEGYLDIQVVTEEGKVIEKQILHPANPGSIYHMTKTQDQLFFAYYNKNDQVRVTDLHQGIVWGTNTAETALDERLVNRFDYDGDYGTVLNRFLMQAAVGYPLTVHGTGGQTRAFIHIQDTVRCVELAIANPPAKGERVKILNQMTETHRVRDLAQMVADITGAKIQYLENPRNEAAENELYVENRCFLDMGLQPTMLNKGLMLEVTEIAKKYVDRCDRSRILCTSKWNQGATTQDHIKVPAQV from the coding sequence ATGAAAATTATTGTTCTGGGTGGAGATGGGTTTTGCGGTTGGCCCACAGCGTTGCACCTATCGAAAGCAGGTCATGATGTTGTGATTGTTGATAACCTTTCCAGAAGAAATATTGATACGGAACTGGAAGTGGCATCACTGACGCCGATTAGCCCGATGTCGGTCAGGCTCAAAGCATGGAAAGAACTTACTGGCAAAACAATTCAGTTTTTTAACTTCAATATCGCCCATGAGTATGATCAGCTCCTGAAGCTATTTGTGGACTATGGGCCAGATGTGGTCGTCCATTTCGCTGAACAACGGGCGGCCCCCTACTCAATGAAATCTGGGAGACACAAGCGTTACACCGTTGATAATAATCTCAATGGTACGAACAATGTCCTCTGTGCGATCGTTGAATCTGGTCTTGATATCCATGTGGTGCATTTGGGTACGATGGGCGTCTATGGCTATGGTACGGCGGGCATGAAAATTCCTGAAGGCTACTTAGATATTCAGGTGGTTACTGAGGAAGGAAAGGTGATTGAGAAGCAAATTCTCCACCCGGCTAATCCTGGTAGCATCTACCACATGACAAAAACCCAGGATCAACTCTTTTTTGCTTACTACAACAAAAATGACCAAGTCCGGGTCACGGATCTGCACCAGGGAATTGTGTGGGGAACAAATACAGCGGAAACGGCGCTAGATGAACGGCTAGTCAACCGCTTTGATTATGACGGGGACTATGGCACAGTTCTAAATCGTTTTTTGATGCAGGCAGCGGTGGGTTATCCGCTCACTGTCCATGGTACGGGTGGCCAAACCCGCGCATTCATCCACATCCAAGATACGGTGCGTTGTGTGGAATTGGCGATCGCCAACCCGCCGGCGAAGGGGGAACGGGTGAAAATCTTAAACCAGATGACAGAGACCCACCGGGTTCGGGACTTGGCCCAGATGGTGGCAGATATTACTGGGGCAAAAATTCAATATCTGGAGAATCCTCGTAACGAGGCTGCCGAAAATGAATTGTATGTGGAGAATCGTTGCTTCTTAGATATGGGCCTCCAACCGACAATGCTTAATAAGGGTTTGATGTTGGAAGTGACCGAAATTGCGAAGAAATATGTGGACCGTTGCGATCGCAGCAGAATTCTTTGTACCTCTAAGTGGAATCAGGGTGCTACGACCCAAGACCATATCAAAGTTCCCGCCCAAGTGTAG